A window of Anomalospiza imberbis isolate Cuckoo-Finch-1a 21T00152 chromosome 4, ASM3175350v1, whole genome shotgun sequence contains these coding sequences:
- the LOC137473502 gene encoding homeobox protein not2-like, with amino-acid sequence MPPPAPAPAPPGRSFTIAALLGRASPPPPAPPPPWGCAPAPGPPLPPLCAPACGVPPAWAARLGATGFLISKCCFPLFKAKAGKAKRVRTIFSSEQLARLEQEFARQQYLVGQERCLLASSLRLTEEQVKVWFQNRRIKWRKQSLEQQQAKLAKMGLGTPQRSPDSQSHHEEDKDFPAESGDSQEDTSSSPGSGTAPAETVTKSS; translated from the exons atgccgcccccggccccggcccccgcgccccccggccGCTCCTTCACCATCGCGGCGCTGCTGGGCCGGGCCTCGCCccccccgccggccccgccgcccccctgGGGCtgcgccccggccccggggccgccgctgccgccgctctgCGCCCCCGCCTGCGGGGTGCCCCCCGCCTGGGCCGCCCGCCTCGGGGCTACAG GCTTCCTGATCTCCAAGTGCTGCTTCCCGCTCTTCAAAGCCAAGGCTGGCAAAGCCAAGCGGGTCCGGACCATCTTCAGCAGCGAGCAGCTGGCGCGGCTGGAGCAGGAGTTTGCGCGGCAGCAGTACCTGGTGGGGCAGGAGCGCTGCCTGCTCGCCTCCTCCCTGCGCCTCACCGAGGAGCAG GTGAAAGTCTGGTTCCAAAACCGGAGGATCAAGTGGAGGAAACAAAGCCTGGAACAGCAACAAGCCAAACTGGCCAAAATGGGTCTGGGCACCCCGCAGAGGAGCCCAGACTCACAGAGCCACCACGAGGAGGACAAGGACTTCCCAGCAGAGtcaggggacagccaggaggACACGTCCTCGTCCCCGGGCTCAGGGACAGCCCCTGCAGAGACTGTGACAAAGAGCAGCTGA